From Nitrospirae bacterium YQR-1, the proteins below share one genomic window:
- the trpC gene encoding indole-3-glycerol phosphate synthase TrpC: MSVLKEIISKKKERLFSQKKLNPQQDLIEKSCDRPPTRDFHAALKREKPAQAVRVITELKRASPSEGLIRSDFDVLQIAGIYGAGGASAISVLTEEDYFMGALQYIGEAKRQVTVPVLRKDFLFDFYQLYESRSADADAVLLIAAALSRAQAGELLALASELTLHVLFEVHNLKELDMAMYHNAPIIGINNRNLETMKVDIKTTLDMVKDIPCGIIVVSESGIKTHQDVRALDEAGVDAILVGTSLMKSVDIADKLRQLVNYRDKRA; the protein is encoded by the coding sequence GTGAGCGTTCTTAAAGAAATCATCAGCAAAAAAAAGGAACGCCTCTTTTCCCAAAAAAAATTAAATCCTCAGCAGGACTTAATTGAAAAGTCCTGTGACAGGCCACCGACTCGTGATTTTCATGCAGCTCTGAAAAGAGAGAAACCTGCTCAGGCAGTGAGGGTGATAACCGAGTTAAAGCGTGCCTCTCCCTCAGAGGGGCTGATACGCAGTGATTTTGATGTGTTGCAGATAGCCGGCATATACGGGGCAGGGGGGGCCTCGGCAATTTCCGTTCTTACCGAGGAGGACTACTTTATGGGTGCTTTACAGTACATAGGGGAAGCAAAGAGGCAGGTGACGGTGCCGGTTTTAAGAAAGGATTTTCTTTTTGATTTTTATCAACTCTACGAGTCACGCTCCGCCGATGCCGACGCTGTTCTTTTAATAGCAGCCGCTCTAAGCAGGGCTCAGGCGGGGGAGTTGCTGGCACTTGCCTCAGAGCTGACACTTCATGTCCTCTTTGAGGTACATAACCTAAAAGAGCTGGATATGGCAATGTACCACAACGCTCCGATAATCGGAATTAACAACCGCAACCTTGAGACTATGAAAGTTGACATTAAAACAACGTTGGATATGGTAAAAGATATCCCCTGCGGAATAATTGTGGTAAGTGAAAGCGGCATAAAAACCCATCAGGATGTCAGAGCACTGGATGAGGCCGGGGTTGACGCAATACTGGTTGGAACATCGTTAATGAAATCTGTAGATATTGCAGATAAATTAAGACAACTAGTCAATTACAGAGATAAAAGGGCATAA